AAATAATTTGACAGCTCAATTTACTTACCAgactttttaacattttatgtcCAATCAGATATTTTCATTGAGGCTGCATATGGGCTTTATTATCACATCTGTGCCATATTAGAACTAGAGAGAATAGTAAAGACTGTCTAATTCCAGTTATCATCAATATCATAATGTagagtttaatttaaaaaatgtaaatgtgtatGCTGAATTAGCTTTTCCCCTTCAGCTTTCCTGGTTTGGTTTCAAATGTTTAACAAGtttattcttttccaaaataaaacgAAAGTCATTCAAACACTTGTACACATGGCCAAGTTTCTGGAGATCAGCCGGTACAATTCATtaatttcatagatgagaaaattgagggcCAGGAAAAAGAAGCCACTTGCCTAAGAGCAGCAGAGCCTAAAACCAGCAAAGCCTAGAACCTAAAAAAGGTCACCAGCATTTCTCCTGCTGCACCGTGATGCAGGACACACCGTGACATTTGGCATCTGAGCTAGATCACACTCAAGTGTGTAGTGGTCACAAGCCAAAACTAAGCTATGGAACTACAGTATCCTCTGCCCttttaagaaaaccaaaaataacaGCCAAAACAAGAGCGCTCGTAAGACTGTGGCACAATTAGCCCATCAGAAAACTGTCTATGGGTTTCAGGTATTTACATGTCAAAAGTGAGTCATAGTGATCtcgtggtgtttttttttttttttttttttgccagacaAGATTTCCTAGAAAAATCTGCAGTGGTCTCCCTTCTTTGCCCTTCACTAAACTGAATTTTGACATTATCAAAGTGACACACCAATAAAATCGAGAgcagctcctctctcctcctggtgGCTGCCGGCCTGTCTCACTCTCTGTTGGCAGCCACCTGGTGGAGCTGTCATACGTCATTTTTTAAGAGACAAATTCTAGGTGATTAATTGCCAGGTCTGTTACTACAAACTTTGTTTCATGGCTTAAAATAGTTAATTTGTAGTGTTTTCAGATGACAAGTTAAACGTCAGTCCAGTTCCAGTAGCAAGTATAAACCTTTCTGCCAGTTTTAAGTGCGAGTATTAATCTCCTTCCCTGTTTGAGAAACTGTTTTACATAATGACCAATCAATCCTCCAGCAACCCCTATTTACTTGTCACTCTCTTGGTGAACTTATTTCCTCTGTAGTCCCACAGGGCAAGTCAGCGAAAAGACTCCAGAGAGTGGAAGAAAGCTGGAGCCAAGGAAGCACTTGAGCTCAGTAACCCTACAACTCCCTCCCCCTGCACCCCGGCTATCCTAAAGTTCCCTCCCTCGGAAAAGGTGTAAGTTTGGTAAGCCAAAGTAAAGAAAGGCGGCACCTAGCTTTTTATGGTTCAGAATCTGCAAGAGGTGATAATATTCTTTAGCAGGAACCAGGAAGCCAACTGCAGCTCCAAGGTGAATTCCCCGACCACCACAAACACGCGCTCGCATTttctctcactcactcacacacacacacatttgacaCACATCTCCCTTACCTTACTTCCTCACCTATccactccagcccctctcctcccccgcaaaacacacacacacgcacacacatgcacacacacacgtgcattaTAAACTAAGCACACTGATAACTGTTTCGGATTACTCCTATCTCCTCCAGTAAAATTGAAgacacttttttttcctccacttattcaagttttcttttattcctttcaacaaattatttttaggcttttttttttcaccatctatgtTTTTATTACAAACTATTTATGAACTATCTTATCCTAATAACTTTACCAAAGTCTAACTACATGCCAGTCTGGGGGTGCCCTGCAGTGAGTCACTACAAACTATACCAGGCACAGCTTAATGCTGCTGAGATCATCTAGGAGCAGTCCCAGCCGTGGCCCCACCCATGTGGGTATGAGGGCCGTGGAGGGGAACTGCCAAGTGTCCCCAGGGGAGTGGGCTTCAGGTCTGTGAAGATGCTCCAACAGCACAATGCTCATTCTCTGCGTAGTGTCTCCATGtgctttttcatcttctcaacTATCCAGGAGGGTAGGACAAAGGACTTCAGCTCCTCTAACTTCAGGTCCGGGCTTCCTCTGGAACAGACATGGGGGAGAATGTAGACCCAAGATCATCCCAGGGTCTGCTGTGGGTGGGTCAGGGGGCAGGTAGGAGACAGACCACTTGTTTTACCTGTAGTCATCGCTGGCAGCGAGGTCCCGGATGTCCTCCTCGACGAGGAGGCAGGCCATCTTCCCCTCTGTTGCCAGCATGTGATGCTGCCCAATCAGCCAGTGCTTGTCCTGGGGGTCAGCCGCATACTTAAAGAGGTATGGGTGCTTGATGTAGATTCTCCCTCTGGTGCCCCCCATCCCCAGGGCCTTGTTGACTTGAGATCCCAACACAAAGGTGGTAGATTCATTCAGCCGAGCTGGGTCCCACTTGGGGCCTTCTCTGGGATTTGGTCCACAGGATTTTGGTTTCCGTACCTTGCTGGCAGCTGCCTGGTCATTTGAGATCATGTGTCCAAGAGGCCGTTGCTTCCTCTTTTTGGGAATGGGGCTTTTGCGATGGGCACATTCCTCTTCTGCCTGCCTGGCACGCTTTATTCCTGGAAGCTCAGGGATCGATGTGGGCATTACTTTTTCTCTACTAGGAAACAGTACTTTAGCCCGTTCTAGGCAGTTCCGACAGGTCTCCTGGATCAGCTCCTCTGCATCCACATGTTCCCCGACATTTTCTCGCACGTTCAGTGCTCCCTTCTGGAAGAACTTCATGTACTTGTCAAAGACAGTCTGGATGTCCTTATTGATGCTAGGCTGCAAGACAGCTCCGAGGAGGTCCATGGAGACGGAAGGGTCTGTGAAGCTCGTGGTGATCTGTGGGCGATGGCCCCTTCGCTGCACCTGCCGGTGCTTTATCATTACATTCCACGGGTTCTTGGGAGCCAGCTGCCCCGCTGCGCCCGCGTCTGCCAGCTCGGGGCCGTCCCGCTCAGCCCAGCCGGGTCCCCGCGGCTGCTCGACGTCGCCAGTGGCCTCCATGGCGCCCCAGTCACCGCAAGCTCGGTCCGACTCTGCCACCGGCCGGGAAGTGGCCCCGTGACATCACAGAGGCTCTCAGCTCGCGGACACGGAAGCGTGACGCCGCGCGCTGAGTTACCACGGGAACCAAACTGCTACATGTCCGGGGATCTCGGACGCCCGGAGATGcgcgtgagctggggtgggggaggggctcgggtcccgcggggCCACAGCTCTgcacgttaccccgttcgctgaggtctgctcctttctccaggtgtgtgcagtctgacgccgtcctttttcctgctgctctctcaggattagttgcgcctattaaattttctaattgtatccagttttaggaggaagcctctgtctctccttgcACGCCGCCATCTTTGGGACACTTTTAATACAAGTAGAATAAATGTACCCTTAACTAATCATGATGTCCTTTGTGAAGAGAAGCTGTCCAATGGTTAAATCGTATTTCCTATGCCCTGAGGGAAGGCACAGCTGCCACCTCAAATCAAGACGCTCCTTCCAGAAATCAGCACTCTTCTAAGAACTCGGTTGGTTTTAGTCTTTCTCACAGAACCGAAGCTGCCTTTACAGCCAGGTCTCATATCCTACCACCCCAGATCCGAGTGTCCTTCATGGTACCCCGTCTT
This is a stretch of genomic DNA from Manis javanica isolate MJ-LG chromosome 8, MJ_LKY, whole genome shotgun sequence. It encodes these proteins:
- the LOC108404780 gene encoding deoxynucleotidyltransferase terminal-interacting protein 1-like, with translation MEATGDVEQPRGPGWAERDGPELADAGAAGQLAPKNPWNVMIKHRQVQRRGHRPQITTSFTDPSVSMDLLGAVLQPSINKDIQTVFDKYMKFFQKGALNVRENVGEHVDAEELIQETCRNCLERAKVLFPSREKVMPTSIPELPGIKRARQAEEECAHRKSPIPKKRKQRPLGHMISNDQAAASKVRKPKSCGPNPREGPKWDPARLNESTTFVLGSQVNKALGMGGTRGRIYIKHPYLFKYAADPQDKHWLIGQHHMLATEGKMACLLVEEDIRDLAASDDYRGSPDLKLEELKSFVLPSWIVEKMKKHMETLRRE